cgtcggcggcgatggcggggtGCGTCTGGCCGAACACGTCGACCCCGCCCTTGCTCCCGCCCCCGACCACGCCCTCCTCGgcagccccaccgccgccggggtGGTGGTGATCGCACCCAGTGGCCGCGCGCGTGGCCCAGAcgcggagctcctcctcctcggcgtcgaCGCTGCGGTCCAGGCCGAGGCGCGTGATGCGGTGGCACTCCGACGCGACGTCCGCCACCGCGCAGTCGAGGAGCTCCTCGAAGCAGCTGAGAGCTAGCTGCCGGCGCGCAAGATTGCCCGATGAGGCCGCGAATCGAGAGAGATTCGGAGTGAGATCGCgagaggaaggaggggaggTGTACCTGGGATCGAGGGCTCAGGGGAGCGTCGTTGGAGGACGACATTGCTGCTGGCTGCCTTCGGGCCTTCCCCGGCCGGTTTGGGACGCTCGTGTGGGGTTTTTTTTCCCCTGCTCCCAGGTCTGAACTGACTGAACATATTCTTCCGAGTGGCCTGATACAATACAACTATGAATTCTGCTGGTGTAGAAAAAGTGTATGAATTCTCTGAAATTTGATTTTACCAAAAGAGTGCATCCTAAATGCATGCAAAAATTAGTCCATTTGAGAGACCGTGGGATCACATATATGCAAAACGCACACACAAATATAAAGACTTAAATAGAATTAGAGCCTTATCATTAGAGAAAAAATGGGTAAGTTCTAGCTTGAGAAAACAGTAAAGTGGTACAAGGAGAGTCAACCTTATCTTTTCTAGGCACGCCTTCCTAGTATTTTggccagtttttttttaaaaaaaatgtggcTAGTGGTACTTTTAGCATAAAGAGAagtaggttttttttttctcgtttcCACCATttctaatatttaaaataaccataTCTTCATATCTTCGTGGCATGATCAGATTCAAGATATTATCGTGTATTTAGAAATAATTGGGAATTTAAAGGAATTAAAAGTAACATCCTGGTTGAAATGCTAGAAATCACAAGGACGATGTTGGCTGAAATATTGTGAAGATGGCTCGCACTTACACTCTGATTTCTGCCATACATATAAGATTGGACGGCTGATGATTTTTGATGACGTGGCCCAATCTCTGACCCAAGCTTGGAAGCATGTTTCGGTCTTTAAAGATTTATTATCATCTGAAATACAATTGCAATTCTGAATACAATGGTCACCTTTCTAAATATCCCGTACAAAAGAGCATAGTAAGTAGAAGCTTATTAAACAATCCAGATGATATTGAAGGGAGTGTGTAAAGTTGCACACTTAAAAAAGAAACTTCTACCGGAGACTTTTATACATATAAATGATTAGTATGTTTACCATCGAAAACATAAAAGTTGACAACCATCAGCAAAGAGGTGTGAAGGGATTTGAGGGCGATTTGACATAGGAAACTAATTTATAGTTCCAACTCcatatttatattatattaacAGATAGGAATTTTTGTGCAGTGGTAGGAGTATAGGACAAATACCAATGGAAATGTATTCCATATACATCCCTTTTCTATAAGGAGTAGACACTTCAAATTTCCTACTCCATTCATTAAAATTTTCACACTCACTAATGTGCCTATAGAACAATCGTTTTGCTTggcactttttttttgaaaagattaCTTGGCACATTTGATTGATATGTTGTATTTGAGAGGATTCATgttaagagaaaaaaaatatatgtttcCCATAGTTATCAAAGGTGTCCATTTGGAGATCAATGTATTaattagaacaaaaaatatattaaatatgCTTGATGTCCCTTTGACAGTTAGAATGACCATTTGATTTAATATAaaggaaaaagttcattttattATATGAACAATCGTTAAACAAAATTTAAGACAAGCTTATTCTGCTAAACTACTTAGTACAATCTAtgagatttatcttttttatttgtttctccATGCATTAGGGTGAAAAATTTTGGGGGTGTTGTACATTCGAAAAAATAGATTAAGATGTTCCACGATTATTTTAATGCTATTTTATACCTCTAAGTATCGACTTTTTAGTAAATATTTCAAACCTATAAAAATAATCACAAAATTCTATTATAACATAGGGCATCatattcgttttagtttttatagatacatatctagatatatactaagTATATATACTAAGTATATATCAAAAGTTATGaataaaaaagtaaaaaaaaagtaattttAGACGGATGGAGTATAACTTAACTTGTATGTTGTGATTGCACGAAGTGAAATAGTTCGAGGAGAAGTGAACAAAATGGATTGGATACTTAGCAAACTTTTCTAAGCCCTCTTGACCCAGCGCACGGCCCAACTTAAGCCTATAGCCCCAGATGAGCATTCACATATGCACGACAGTCTAGTAGTATCACCGGCAACGAGTAAGGATGGCAACAGGTTGGGATGAGGTGCAGGTGGAGTAAAAACCACCCTCGACAAGAACCGCGACATTTGGTCACGCCCGTCCCCGCACCCGCGGGTCGCGCACGGTTTCGGGTCACCCGCGAGTCTGTTAACAACACAATAGATTCTATGAAGTTATGAACTAAACAACAATGTTTTAGTACCCAAATTATCATCTAAGCAACAAATAATCGAAAATAAGTCATAGAAACAATCAATACTTAGTACCGCGATAGAAATTATTAACGAGAGCAACTCAAAAGTAAGTAGTCAACTACATTAACACTAACAAAATCAATGAGAGTGCGAACTAATAAGATTGAAAGGATGGACGCAACTCATAATATACCTAGGACTATGGTTATATGAGTTAGGTTTACTTGATGGATTGAGTAGTTTGTATACATACGAGGCTCTAGACGGAAATTTTAAACATTCGTTCATTGCGGGGCCCGCGGGTCACCGTGGGTGAGAAAAAGTAGACCCGCGCCCGACCCGCGGGTGCGATATCGGCGTTTCGCACCCTGCCATCCCTAGCACCGAGGCACAGAACCTTTGAGCCATGGACTACAGCCCGGGCGGCGCCTCCCCCGAcccctacggcggcggcggaaggatCCACCTGGTGTGCCCGTCCTGCGAAAAGGGCGACAACTACAcggccgacgacgccggcgacgacggcttGTTCACGTGCCGCACGTGCTATGCTGTCCACACCACGCAGGCAACCGCCGCCGACCCCCACGACCTCCAAGCCACCGGCAACATCACCGTCCGCCGTGTCACCACCCAGCACACCCCCAAGGTCGCACCCACACCCCCGCGCCCTACCCAAGGACCCCTCACGCAacgcccggccccgcccgcgcgcccgccgccgccgcgttcgacGACTTCGTGGAGCCGAGCGAGCCGCGGGACTTCGCGCCCGACGCCGGGGCGTGGGGGGAGCCCGAGGATTTGGCGGCGCGGGTGCGCTGGCTCTACGTGCGGGGCCTCCAGGTCATCCTGCAGCGGCAGCTGGAGGTGCTGGTGGAGCGGCACCGGGCGGGCGCGCTCGTGTGTGGCGTCGCCAGCACCATTGGGTGCGTTGGATCGCTGCATCCAAGGTGTTCGACGATTTGTGGGCGCGCCAGGTGATCGCGGAACACGAGGCCGCGGTGAGAGAGAAGGGTTCTGGCGGTGGAGGTGAGCCGTAAATCGCCCTTGTTTAGGTATTGCCATCGGAAGAACAGAACAAACTCCACATGAATCTTTCTCTTGTTTGCAGATAACAATAAACCTGACGAGGTGAAGTTTGAATCGGATGATGATATATTTCCACTACAAAAGGACAGGCGCAGGGTTGAGTTTGCCTTTCTGCGCTCACTGAGGACGTTGCTGCCCATTTACTCAACACTTGCAGTTTGTTTCTTGGCCTGTCATATTGCCCGTGAAGCCATCCTACCTACTGACATTTACAGGTGGGCAATGGAAGGGAAGATCCCTTATCTGGCAGTGTTTACTGAAGTAGA
This sequence is a window from Setaria italica strain Yugu1 chromosome III, Setaria_italica_v2.0, whole genome shotgun sequence. Protein-coding genes within it:
- the LOC101765241 gene encoding SAGA-associated factor 11 homolog; the encoded protein is MSSSNDAPLSPRSQLALSCFEELLDCAVADVASECHRITRLGLDRSVDAEEEELRVWATRAATGCDHHHPGGGGAAEEGVVGGGSKGGVDVFGQTHPAIAADVIECMNCGRPVVAGRFAPHLEKCMGKGRKARTKVTRSSTAGRTRSSNGSAAATSYSPYSNTTNPNRGSVPNGVTDGGGGTGGDHSNHAP